From the genome of Primulina eburnea isolate SZY01 chromosome 12, ASM2296580v1, whole genome shotgun sequence, one region includes:
- the LOC140807331 gene encoding uncharacterized protein isoform X1 — protein MAVSMNSVIGFHPLTSASALVSCSEVHFAARGNQRVTLKSTGKLKARYQLLTTANSKELPLKTTFVSSASSMIGSRKFQNGKRSKFYLLVAEGDQVSISTNENDSETMEESYSSNGSSKNPAFVNSSATEEEARPVDKPGLTDQIFEDSKSSIGSKNLNLDTSESKSNSTVKGSPLTARERLRAARVLSRYTEPKPPKLGLGSKLLEALQESDKGKKRPGLPQAPTNMLDDSKRGLPKGDWTINIIPGGMDVFLIIFSFVFISSVMFATTYIVWKVGAIHFNEY, from the exons ATGGCTGTTTCGATGAATTCAGTCATCGGCTTCCACCCCCTA ACATCCGCCTCTGCCCTTGTTTCCTGTTCGGAAGTCCACTTTGCTGCCCGTGGAAACCAGAGAGTGACTCTCAAGTCCACAGGGAAG TTGAAGGCTCGCTACCAGCTGCTCACGACAGCTAATTCTAAAGAGTTACCACTGAAGACTACATTTGTCTCGTCTGCCTCCAGTATGATTGGATCAAGAAAATTTCAAAACGGAAAAAGATCAAAGTTCTATCTTTTAGTTGCTGAAGGTGATCAAGTTTCCATATCAACCAACGAAAATGATTCTGAAACAATGGAAGAATCATATTCCAGTAATGGGTCCTCTAAAAATCCTGCATTTGTAAATTCTTCAGCAACGGAAGAAGAAGCTCGACCAGTCGACAAACCTGGATTGACAGatcaaatttttgaggattctaAGTCATCAATCGGATCCAAGAACCTGAACCTGGATACATCTGAATCCAAGTCAAACTCGACCGTGAAAGGATCCCCGTTAACAGCAAGAGAGAGGCTTAGAGCAGCCAGGGTGCTGAGCCGCTACACAGAACCAAAGCCACCTAAACTCGGGCTTGGGAGTAAATTACTCGAGGCTTTGCAAGAAAGTGATAAAGGGAAAAAACGCCCTGGTCTTCCTCAAGCACCTACAAATATGTTAGATGACAGCAAAAGGGGATTGCCGAAGGGGGATTGGACTATCAATATTATTCCAGGCGGTATGGACGTATTTCTCATCATCTTTTCATTTGTCTTTATTAGCTCCGTGATGTTTGCAACGACATATATCGTGTGGAAAGTTGGTGCTATTCATTTTAATGAATACTAA
- the LOC140807331 gene encoding uncharacterized protein isoform X2 yields MAVSMNSVIGFHPLTSASALVSCSEVHFAARGNQRVTLKSTGKARYQLLTTANSKELPLKTTFVSSASSMIGSRKFQNGKRSKFYLLVAEGDQVSISTNENDSETMEESYSSNGSSKNPAFVNSSATEEEARPVDKPGLTDQIFEDSKSSIGSKNLNLDTSESKSNSTVKGSPLTARERLRAARVLSRYTEPKPPKLGLGSKLLEALQESDKGKKRPGLPQAPTNMLDDSKRGLPKGDWTINIIPGGMDVFLIIFSFVFISSVMFATTYIVWKVGAIHFNEY; encoded by the exons ATGGCTGTTTCGATGAATTCAGTCATCGGCTTCCACCCCCTA ACATCCGCCTCTGCCCTTGTTTCCTGTTCGGAAGTCCACTTTGCTGCCCGTGGAAACCAGAGAGTGACTCTCAAGTCCACAGGGAAG GCTCGCTACCAGCTGCTCACGACAGCTAATTCTAAAGAGTTACCACTGAAGACTACATTTGTCTCGTCTGCCTCCAGTATGATTGGATCAAGAAAATTTCAAAACGGAAAAAGATCAAAGTTCTATCTTTTAGTTGCTGAAGGTGATCAAGTTTCCATATCAACCAACGAAAATGATTCTGAAACAATGGAAGAATCATATTCCAGTAATGGGTCCTCTAAAAATCCTGCATTTGTAAATTCTTCAGCAACGGAAGAAGAAGCTCGACCAGTCGACAAACCTGGATTGACAGatcaaatttttgaggattctaAGTCATCAATCGGATCCAAGAACCTGAACCTGGATACATCTGAATCCAAGTCAAACTCGACCGTGAAAGGATCCCCGTTAACAGCAAGAGAGAGGCTTAGAGCAGCCAGGGTGCTGAGCCGCTACACAGAACCAAAGCCACCTAAACTCGGGCTTGGGAGTAAATTACTCGAGGCTTTGCAAGAAAGTGATAAAGGGAAAAAACGCCCTGGTCTTCCTCAAGCACCTACAAATATGTTAGATGACAGCAAAAGGGGATTGCCGAAGGGGGATTGGACTATCAATATTATTCCAGGCGGTATGGACGTATTTCTCATCATCTTTTCATTTGTCTTTATTAGCTCCGTGATGTTTGCAACGACATATATCGTGTGGAAAGTTGGTGCTATTCATTTTAATGAATACTAA
- the LOC140807331 gene encoding uncharacterized protein isoform X4, with translation MAVSMNSVIGFHPLARYQLLTTANSKELPLKTTFVSSASSMIGSRKFQNGKRSKFYLLVAEGDQVSISTNENDSETMEESYSSNGSSKNPAFVNSSATEEEARPVDKPGLTDQIFEDSKSSIGSKNLNLDTSESKSNSTVKGSPLTARERLRAARVLSRYTEPKPPKLGLGSKLLEALQESDKGKKRPGLPQAPTNMLDDSKRGLPKGDWTINIIPGGMDVFLIIFSFVFISSVMFATTYIVWKVGAIHFNEY, from the exons ATGGCTGTTTCGATGAATTCAGTCATCGGCTTCCACCCCCTA GCTCGCTACCAGCTGCTCACGACAGCTAATTCTAAAGAGTTACCACTGAAGACTACATTTGTCTCGTCTGCCTCCAGTATGATTGGATCAAGAAAATTTCAAAACGGAAAAAGATCAAAGTTCTATCTTTTAGTTGCTGAAGGTGATCAAGTTTCCATATCAACCAACGAAAATGATTCTGAAACAATGGAAGAATCATATTCCAGTAATGGGTCCTCTAAAAATCCTGCATTTGTAAATTCTTCAGCAACGGAAGAAGAAGCTCGACCAGTCGACAAACCTGGATTGACAGatcaaatttttgaggattctaAGTCATCAATCGGATCCAAGAACCTGAACCTGGATACATCTGAATCCAAGTCAAACTCGACCGTGAAAGGATCCCCGTTAACAGCAAGAGAGAGGCTTAGAGCAGCCAGGGTGCTGAGCCGCTACACAGAACCAAAGCCACCTAAACTCGGGCTTGGGAGTAAATTACTCGAGGCTTTGCAAGAAAGTGATAAAGGGAAAAAACGCCCTGGTCTTCCTCAAGCACCTACAAATATGTTAGATGACAGCAAAAGGGGATTGCCGAAGGGGGATTGGACTATCAATATTATTCCAGGCGGTATGGACGTATTTCTCATCATCTTTTCATTTGTCTTTATTAGCTCCGTGATGTTTGCAACGACATATATCGTGTGGAAAGTTGGTGCTATTCATTTTAATGAATACTAA
- the LOC140807331 gene encoding uncharacterized protein isoform X3, translating to MAVSMNSVIGFHPLLKARYQLLTTANSKELPLKTTFVSSASSMIGSRKFQNGKRSKFYLLVAEGDQVSISTNENDSETMEESYSSNGSSKNPAFVNSSATEEEARPVDKPGLTDQIFEDSKSSIGSKNLNLDTSESKSNSTVKGSPLTARERLRAARVLSRYTEPKPPKLGLGSKLLEALQESDKGKKRPGLPQAPTNMLDDSKRGLPKGDWTINIIPGGMDVFLIIFSFVFISSVMFATTYIVWKVGAIHFNEY from the exons ATGGCTGTTTCGATGAATTCAGTCATCGGCTTCCACCCCCTA TTGAAGGCTCGCTACCAGCTGCTCACGACAGCTAATTCTAAAGAGTTACCACTGAAGACTACATTTGTCTCGTCTGCCTCCAGTATGATTGGATCAAGAAAATTTCAAAACGGAAAAAGATCAAAGTTCTATCTTTTAGTTGCTGAAGGTGATCAAGTTTCCATATCAACCAACGAAAATGATTCTGAAACAATGGAAGAATCATATTCCAGTAATGGGTCCTCTAAAAATCCTGCATTTGTAAATTCTTCAGCAACGGAAGAAGAAGCTCGACCAGTCGACAAACCTGGATTGACAGatcaaatttttgaggattctaAGTCATCAATCGGATCCAAGAACCTGAACCTGGATACATCTGAATCCAAGTCAAACTCGACCGTGAAAGGATCCCCGTTAACAGCAAGAGAGAGGCTTAGAGCAGCCAGGGTGCTGAGCCGCTACACAGAACCAAAGCCACCTAAACTCGGGCTTGGGAGTAAATTACTCGAGGCTTTGCAAGAAAGTGATAAAGGGAAAAAACGCCCTGGTCTTCCTCAAGCACCTACAAATATGTTAGATGACAGCAAAAGGGGATTGCCGAAGGGGGATTGGACTATCAATATTATTCCAGGCGGTATGGACGTATTTCTCATCATCTTTTCATTTGTCTTTATTAGCTCCGTGATGTTTGCAACGACATATATCGTGTGGAAAGTTGGTGCTATTCATTTTAATGAATACTAA
- the LOC140808096 gene encoding RING-H2 finger protein ATL66-like, which yields MASPQESTQKFRWHYADFDDSRFPNPGRSLFFFVVLISIILLVALLFLYARWACNVEYSPPPAPPHPTISSAPAPPWGLDSTTINCLPIVLYKASVDAGSIMESECCICLGMFGDGDKVKELPGCKHVFHSECVDKWLNTHSSCPLCRASLRADSPV from the coding sequence ATGGCTTCTCCGCAAGAATCCACGCAGAAATTCCGGTGGCACTACGCCGATTTCGACGACAGCCGATTTCCAAATCCGGGGCGTTCCCTCTTCTTCTTTGTAGTACTCATCTCCATTATTCTCTTAGTCGCGCTCCTCTTCCTCTACGCCAGATGGGCCTGCAACGTCGAGTACTCTCCTCCGCCTGCTCCACCACACCCAACCATTTCCTCCGCGCCAGCTCCACCGTGGGGGCTCGACTCCACGACGATAAACTGCCTTCCGATTGTGCTGTACAAGGCTTCAGTCGACGCCGGAAGCATAATGGAGAGTGAGTGCTGTATATGCCTTGGGATGTTTGGAGATGGAGATAAAGTGAAAGAACTGCCGGGTTGTAAGCATGTTTTTCACTCGGAATGTGTGGATAAATGGCTGAATACACACTCCAGCTGTCCGCTTTGTCGCGCTTCTCTCCGAGCTGACTCGCCTGTTTGA